One window of Anaerolineales bacterium genomic DNA carries:
- a CDS encoding redoxin domain-containing protein gives MEINQPVPDFELSDLNGISHRLSNHRGKIVIVNFWSCECPHSERTDKAILSMFVQWQDDVAMLSIASNRNESLEALKDAAESRRLPLVLNDADCRVADLFGAQTTPHVFVIDRDGILRYRGSVDDVTFRQRKPTRFFLDEAVESLLEGHLPPLKESPAYGCAIVREV, from the coding sequence ATGGAAATCAACCAACCCGTCCCCGATTTTGAATTGTCCGATCTCAACGGCATCAGTCACAGACTATCGAACCATCGTGGAAAGATCGTCATTGTCAACTTTTGGTCGTGCGAATGTCCGCATTCGGAACGAACGGACAAAGCCATCCTGTCCATGTTCGTGCAGTGGCAGGACGATGTGGCCATGCTGAGCATCGCGTCGAACCGCAACGAGTCGCTCGAGGCGTTGAAAGATGCCGCTGAAAGCCGCCGACTGCCACTGGTCCTGAATGATGCGGATTGCCGCGTTGCGGACCTCTTCGGCGCGCAGACCACTCCGCATGTCTTCGTCATCGACCGGGATGGAATCCTTCGCTACCGTGGTTCGGTGGATGACGTAACCTTCCGGCAGCGAAAACCAACACGCTTCTTTCTGGACGAGGCGGTTGAGTCGCTGCTCGAGGGGCATTTACCCCCGCTGAAGGAATCCCCCGCCTACGGCTGCGCCATTGTGCGCGAAGTTTGA
- a CDS encoding phospholipid carrier-dependent glycosyltransferase, whose translation MIKNERRIHWQDIAFLFLAVVYLLAGVSLTPFHGDESAYIWLSEDYDRVVKNRDFEKVLYTPEGNPKQYLRLTTGSVLSYSIGFLRDVTDNDDPIEKWLWGESWEENIQMGKMPAPRLLAMGRGISAVMGAISIILFFLAAFKLSSSRLAAWCATLVFATQGAVLVNIRRAMQEGPKFLFLLFTVYLSLFVLQNLQALKIRWQTYALLGLTSGLTLAAKQDTAPMLVAIYFALGLLPVWNKAGIRFLLINSLYLFAATCIAYALFLLFMPVFWDWWETAFTLIGFSIILFQLPVLKSERMAVPFALVGFILMAGIAVKSPLLWRDIPTPVLAMLETREGVVSGQSAFIGDANQFDAGTKRNRLGFLIENTISSDVMYMETASFDVPPFHEQINTYEHSGLGGRIGSLLIDGIIAALAILGGWVLLIKFTGEGFFIHSLFFVSAVLLFFLISLSWQRYFLILQIPYSLLVGFGANRMWLWLSDIAKQKRGWLRQ comes from the coding sequence ATGATTAAGAACGAACGCCGCATCCATTGGCAGGATATTGCCTTTTTGTTCCTTGCCGTTGTTTATCTCCTTGCCGGGGTTTCCCTGACTCCCTTCCACGGAGATGAGTCGGCATACATTTGGTTGAGTGAAGATTACGACCGGGTTGTGAAAAACCGGGATTTCGAAAAGGTGCTCTACACCCCGGAGGGAAATCCAAAACAATATTTGCGGTTGACCACCGGCTCGGTCCTTTCCTATTCCATCGGCTTTTTGCGGGATGTCACCGATAACGACGACCCGATCGAGAAGTGGTTATGGGGCGAATCCTGGGAGGAAAACATCCAAATGGGAAAGATGCCGGCACCGCGCCTTTTAGCCATGGGGCGGGGGATTTCAGCCGTGATGGGTGCCATTAGTATAATTCTATTCTTCCTTGCAGCGTTCAAACTATCTTCATCGCGCCTGGCTGCATGGTGCGCGACTTTGGTATTTGCCACACAAGGCGCAGTCCTTGTGAATATCCGCCGCGCGATGCAGGAGGGTCCGAAGTTTCTCTTTCTACTTTTTACGGTCTATCTCTCATTGTTCGTGCTACAAAACCTTCAGGCGTTGAAAATACGCTGGCAGACGTATGCCCTCCTGGGGCTTACAAGCGGACTTACCCTTGCCGCCAAGCAGGATACCGCTCCGATGCTGGTCGCGATCTATTTTGCGCTCGGGCTTCTTCCGGTCTGGAATAAAGCGGGAATCCGATTCCTCCTGATAAATTCCCTTTACCTGTTTGCCGCCACTTGCATTGCCTATGCCCTCTTCCTGTTGTTCATGCCCGTCTTTTGGGATTGGTGGGAAACAGCGTTCACGTTAATCGGTTTTTCCATCATCCTTTTTCAATTGCCTGTTCTGAAATCGGAGCGAATGGCTGTTCCATTTGCCCTTGTTGGGTTCATTCTTATGGCGGGGATAGCCGTTAAATCTCCATTGCTATGGCGGGACATCCCAACACCGGTGCTTGCCATGCTCGAAACCAGAGAGGGCGTTGTCTCCGGGCAAAGCGCGTTCATCGGCGATGCAAACCAGTTCGACGCCGGGACCAAAAGGAACCGATTGGGCTTCCTGATTGAAAACACCATTTCATCGGATGTCATGTACATGGAGACGGCGAGCTTCGACGTCCCGCCTTTTCATGAGCAGATAAATACATACGAACATTCGGGATTAGGCGGACGGATTGGGTCGCTTTTGATCGACGGAATCATTGCAGCGCTGGCTATCCTTGGCGGATGGGTTCTGCTTATAAAGTTCACAGGGGAGGGATTTTTCATCCATTCGCTTTTCTTTGTTTCCGCTGTCCTGCTGTTCTTCTTGATCTCTCTTTCCTGGCAAAGATATTTCCTGATCTTGCAGATTCCCTATTCACTCCTGGTCGGGTTTGGAGCAAATCGGATGTGGCTTTGGTTGAGCGATATTGCAAAACAGAAACGCGGCTGGTTGAGACAATGA
- a CDS encoding metallophosphoesterase, translated as MSGFSFVQITDHHLLESEDAMRDGFSPAHSLRMVMRHISEHVASKIDFIISTGDLVEPELETHYQSAVKLLGVKSSAALPGPQHINIEGLKDFPFYFLPGNHDDRALVTKYFFPESQTPKFYNFTFEHKGVQFVFMDWGPKSKAHFFPETREFLMNALKADLPSVIVCHQHVKRIGSRWLDAFLADNLNGFWDVVLPRQDNVLGILCGHVHITYEDEYRGVPIYGLRSTAFPFAKVDEPLVILAPPHYRYVRIEDGVMTSRIYKVSI; from the coding sequence ATGAGCGGATTTTCCTTCGTCCAGATCACGGACCATCACCTGCTTGAATCGGAAGACGCGATGCGCGACGGTTTTTCCCCGGCGCATTCTCTCCGCATGGTGATGCGCCATATTTCGGAGCATGTCGCTTCGAAGATCGACTTCATCATTTCGACGGGTGACCTCGTCGAACCGGAGCTGGAGACGCATTATCAAAGCGCGGTGAAACTGCTGGGCGTGAAATCCTCCGCCGCATTGCCGGGACCGCAGCATATCAACATCGAAGGGCTGAAGGACTTTCCCTTTTACTTCCTGCCGGGCAACCATGACGACCGGGCTTTGGTGACGAAATATTTCTTTCCCGAGTCGCAGACACCGAAGTTTTATAACTTCACCTTTGAGCATAAAGGCGTGCAATTCGTGTTCATGGATTGGGGTCCGAAATCGAAGGCGCATTTCTTCCCCGAGACACGCGAGTTCCTGATGAATGCGTTAAAGGCGGATTTGCCGTCTGTGATCGTGTGCCATCAGCATGTGAAAAGGATCGGCAGCCGCTGGCTGGATGCCTTCCTGGCGGATAACCTCAATGGATTTTGGGATGTGGTACTGCCCAGGCAAGACAATGTGCTGGGTATCCTGTGCGGACATGTTCACATAACGTATGAGGATGAATACCGCGGAGTCCCCATTTATGGTCTGCGCTCCACGGCATTTCCCTTTGCGAAAGTGGATGAGCCGCTGGTGATTCTTGCGCCGCCCCATTATCGGTATGTGAGGATCGAGGATGGAGTGATGACTTCGAGGATTTATAAGGTGAGTATTTGA
- a CDS encoding cyclic nucleotide-binding domain-containing protein, which produces MSDIQARVILLDKIHLFNGLDQDQLADIATKLEDRTAPAGTVIFKRTDPPDGFYMIFRGKVKVTIPAGEKGERRIGVLYGGDYFGEEALFENRNRSATVTAEDNTELLFLSRHGFDFLLNQYEKLRPNFQVTIKSRRLARSTNFKWLGKNEVIYFIARRHKIRLFQTLIAPVLSMLFSLGMVASGVVLNSAIPQAVGWAAALGVFFWGIWRAIDWSNDYFIVTNQRVIWLEKVIGLHDSREEAPLGTILSVGVETDTLGRILKYGNVIVRTFVGKVEFDHVDHPVQAADMIREYWERTKAITSRSQMDVMKDTIKQKLGLPLPKRPQVELSPIVPLDEEKALKTPLWILALQNFFQLRIEEAGKVIYHKHWFVLFREAWRPIGLFFLNLGLLGWRIYLLAASPDPADTVFHINAIGIPAPDGIIAFLMVFFLPIGIWLWYEFTDWKNDIFMVTNDEIFDIDRKPFGTEERRSAQIENILSTSYSRDGIIANLFNYGTVKITVGGTQLAFEDVIDPAAVQADINRRRAARIAKKGEDAGSADRERFATWIAAYHKHINEFNKPITAPDDTESTNPFAAAGQDLDDLPLGGDDGLGGENDLGEQPQPGEF; this is translated from the coding sequence GTGAGCGATATCCAAGCGCGCGTCATCCTGCTCGATAAGATTCACCTCTTCAACGGGTTGGATCAGGATCAGCTGGCCGACATTGCCACCAAACTTGAAGACCGGACCGCCCCCGCCGGGACGGTGATCTTCAAACGCACAGATCCGCCGGATGGTTTTTACATGATCTTCAGAGGAAAGGTTAAAGTCACGATACCCGCTGGAGAGAAGGGTGAGCGACGGATCGGCGTCCTTTACGGTGGGGATTACTTCGGCGAAGAGGCACTCTTCGAAAACCGCAATCGCTCCGCCACCGTCACGGCGGAAGATAATACTGAGTTGCTGTTCCTCTCCCGTCACGGTTTCGATTTCCTGTTGAATCAATACGAAAAACTCAGGCCGAACTTTCAGGTCACGATCAAGAGCCGCAGGTTGGCACGGTCCACCAACTTCAAATGGCTGGGCAAGAATGAGGTTATTTACTTCATCGCCCGGCGGCATAAGATTCGGCTGTTTCAGACGTTGATTGCTCCGGTGTTATCCATGCTGTTTTCGCTGGGAATGGTCGCATCCGGCGTTGTTCTCAATTCGGCAATCCCGCAGGCGGTGGGATGGGCGGCAGCGCTCGGCGTTTTCTTCTGGGGCATCTGGCGCGCCATCGATTGGAGCAACGATTATTTCATAGTCACCAACCAGCGCGTAATCTGGTTGGAAAAAGTGATCGGACTGCATGACAGCCGCGAAGAGGCGCCGCTTGGCACCATCTTATCGGTTGGCGTGGAAACGGATACACTGGGGCGCATCTTGAAGTACGGCAACGTCATCGTGCGCACCTTCGTCGGGAAAGTCGAATTTGACCACGTGGATCACCCCGTGCAAGCCGCGGACATGATCCGCGAATATTGGGAGCGCACCAAAGCCATCACTTCACGCAGCCAGATGGATGTGATGAAGGATACGATCAAGCAGAAATTGGGTCTTCCCCTGCCGAAACGTCCGCAGGTGGAACTTTCTCCCATTGTGCCCCTGGATGAGGAAAAGGCGTTGAAGACTCCATTGTGGATTCTGGCGTTGCAAAACTTTTTTCAATTACGGATCGAAGAAGCCGGGAAGGTCATCTACCACAAACATTGGTTTGTGCTGTTTCGAGAGGCTTGGAGACCGATCGGACTCTTCTTTTTAAACCTGGGCTTGCTTGGCTGGCGAATCTACCTGCTCGCCGCTTCGCCCGACCCAGCCGATACGGTCTTTCATATCAATGCGATCGGAATCCCCGCGCCTGATGGAATTATTGCGTTTCTGATGGTTTTCTTCCTTCCCATCGGGATCTGGCTCTGGTATGAATTCACAGACTGGAAGAACGACATCTTCATGGTGACCAACGACGAGATCTTCGACATCGACCGCAAACCCTTCGGCACGGAGGAACGCCGCTCAGCCCAGATCGAAAATATCCTAAGCACTTCATACTCACGAGATGGGATCATCGCCAACTTGTTCAACTACGGAACGGTGAAGATCACGGTCGGCGGAACGCAGTTGGCATTCGAAGACGTGATAGACCCCGCCGCCGTTCAGGCGGATATCAACCGCAGGCGCGCAGCGCGTATCGCAAAAAAAGGCGAGGATGCCGGCAGCGCCGACCGCGAACGCTTCGCCACCTGGATCGCCGCGTATCACAAACATATCAACGAGTTCAACAAACCGATCACGGCTCCAGATGACACCGAATCCACGAATCCGTTTGCCGCGGCGGGACAGGACCTGGATGATCTTCCGCTGGGCGGGGACGATGGACTCGGCGGAGAGAACGACCTCGGTGAACAACCCCAGCCCGGCGAGTTTTAG
- a CDS encoding GxxExxY protein: protein MDKKIYAPIPPHVEKVGKAVLDAAFKVHTALGPGLLESVYETCTAFELTESGLSAPTQIGLPVTYRGNKMDAGLRPDMIVEDCVIVEFKSVDTMHPIFDAQLITYLKLTGIRLGFLINFNVVHLKDGIKRIVV from the coding sequence ATGGATAAGAAAATTTATGCTCCCATCCCGCCGCATGTGGAGAAGGTCGGCAAGGCGGTGTTGGATGCGGCATTCAAGGTGCATACTGCTCTGGGTCCTGGTTTATTGGAGTCGGTGTATGAGACTTGTACGGCGTTCGAGTTGACTGAAAGCGGTTTGAGTGCTCCGACTCAGATCGGTTTGCCTGTGACCTATCGCGGAAACAAGATGGATGCGGGGTTGCGTCCAGATATGATCGTGGAAGATTGTGTCATTGTGGAATTCAAGTCTGTGGATACGATGCATCCGATCTTTGATGCGCAGTTGATCACGTATTTGAAGTTGACGGGAATCCGTTTGGGATTTTTGATCAATTTCAATGTGGTGCATTTGAAAGATGGAATTAAGCGGATTGTGGTTTAG
- a CDS encoding DNA double-strand break repair nuclease NurA, producing MPINYQEIYAQIKQVGLGAKERRKKKEEAQERASKLLETYSSELDALRSKVDSAKAADANIRCAVPLEEPLASHYPTADSVLQATLIAADGSQSIADRHSPVQFCVINVGAIIMKPNSGETPSVEVDSELFFGDAIEENGLTTDGGVALRRDLAERSVIEKMSKGLKGSVVSFTDGTLEIFRTRDVDTPSMYRDTVDKYISVLSRLQGRGIISAGYIDKPSSSLVVKLLELTQITIPEEMEKLRSAPPLKYVTDRWLFGYNNKLFQLLPPGHRSAVFKIQSSAEKSYKGVLELHFFYLNVGTEGHPWPVRVEIPRWVVDDRKQLDLLHAVLVEQCRVMGSKPYPYLLHRAHETAVVKNEEKYQIEQMLQQELRRNNEDVDESSNKSSAKGLSGRTSFKKS from the coding sequence ATGCCAATTAATTACCAGGAAATCTACGCACAGATCAAACAAGTCGGCTTGGGCGCGAAGGAAAGAAGGAAGAAGAAAGAGGAAGCGCAGGAACGGGCCAGCAAGCTCCTCGAAACTTATTCTTCCGAATTGGATGCGCTGCGCTCCAAAGTGGATTCTGCCAAAGCGGCCGATGCCAACATCCGCTGCGCCGTGCCGCTTGAGGAACCGCTCGCCTCTCACTACCCGACGGCTGATTCTGTTCTTCAAGCGACTTTAATCGCCGCTGACGGTTCCCAATCCATCGCGGACAGACACAGCCCGGTGCAGTTCTGCGTCATCAACGTCGGGGCGATCATCATGAAACCGAACTCCGGGGAAACACCATCGGTTGAAGTAGACAGCGAATTATTTTTCGGCGATGCCATCGAAGAGAACGGACTTACCACCGATGGCGGTGTTGCCCTTCGGCGTGACCTTGCTGAACGCAGCGTCATTGAGAAGATGAGCAAAGGGCTGAAAGGCTCGGTTGTCTCCTTTACAGATGGCACGCTTGAAATCTTCCGCACCAGGGACGTGGACACCCCGAGCATGTACCGCGACACAGTGGATAAGTACATCTCCGTCCTCTCGCGCTTGCAAGGACGCGGGATTATCTCGGCGGGGTATATCGATAAACCTTCCTCCAGCCTTGTTGTCAAACTTCTCGAACTTACGCAGATCACAATCCCCGAAGAGATGGAAAAACTGCGTTCCGCGCCACCGCTGAAATATGTGACCGATAGATGGTTGTTCGGCTACAACAACAAATTATTTCAACTGCTTCCGCCCGGTCATCGTTCGGCGGTGTTCAAGATTCAGTCCAGTGCCGAAAAGAGTTACAAAGGCGTGCTGGAATTGCATTTCTTCTATTTGAACGTTGGCACAGAAGGACATCCGTGGCCTGTTCGGGTGGAAATTCCGCGCTGGGTGGTGGATGACAGAAAGCAACTAGATTTACTTCACGCCGTTTTGGTCGAACAATGCCGAGTGATGGGCAGCAAGCCATATCCTTATCTCTTGCACCGTGCGCATGAGACAGCGGTGGTGAAGAACGAAGAAAAATATCAGATCGAGCAGATGTTGCAACAGGAATTAAGACGCAACAACGAAGACGTGGATGAAAGCTCCAATAAGAGTTCTGCAAAAGGTTTATCGGGACGGACGTCTTTCAAAAAATCTTAA
- the def gene encoding peptide deformylase yields the protein MTLRQIIHLPEPILRKKAKPVTKFDRDLQSLIDDMVETMREAPGVGLAAPQINLPMQLAVVEYGEHEDEGEPKEDAPPPPKKLYVLINPEIIKASEEKVMGIEGCLSIPGLVGEVERHESIQVRAFNRHGKPVKHKVDGWMARIFQHEIDHLNGVLFTDRAARVWKPSEEEEEIPLD from the coding sequence ATGACATTAAGACAAATTATTCATCTGCCTGAACCCATCCTGCGAAAAAAGGCAAAGCCTGTCACTAAATTCGACAGGGACCTGCAGTCCCTTATAGACGATATGGTCGAGACCATGCGCGAGGCTCCCGGTGTGGGGCTTGCCGCGCCGCAAATCAACCTGCCCATGCAACTTGCGGTGGTCGAATACGGTGAACACGAAGATGAAGGGGAACCGAAGGAAGATGCCCCCCCGCCCCCGAAAAAACTTTATGTGCTGATCAATCCAGAGATCATCAAGGCGTCGGAGGAGAAGGTGATGGGAATCGAAGGCTGCCTATCCATTCCGGGATTGGTCGGCGAAGTGGAACGCCATGAATCGATTCAGGTTCGCGCATTCAACCGGCACGGCAAACCCGTCAAACACAAAGTGGACGGGTGGATGGCACGCATCTTTCAGCATGAGATCGATCACCTGAACGGAGTACTCTTCACCGACCGCGCCGCCCGCGTGTGGAAGCCGAGCGAGGAAGAAGAAGAAATACCGCTGGATTAA
- the recF gene encoding DNA replication/repair protein RecF, which produces MQLKHLSLTNFRSLTRLDAELPRRALVLTGGNAQGKTSVLEAIYFLAAFTSFQTHADRQIVNFHEARKPLAVTRLVADYQRGKTKHRLETRLILEPTGANGQRLRKEILLDGGRRQVNDVIGHFNAVIFAPQMSQIIEGGPEDRRRYLNLALSQTLPSYARDLGEYSQALTQRNALLKALNEGAGNSDQLEVWDEALAGVGARIIQRRIQAIHEIERFAARVHHELTRGSEILRLAYEPAYDPLPKPEGQLGLKIDTSIDRTSLNLKEIQEGFFARLKQIRGEEIARGMTTIGPHRDDLRFIINKADVSDYGSRGQVRTTLLALKLAEVEWMKERTGEYPVILLDEVMAELDSSRRSDLLTYVGRDQQVLFTTTDLSLFSHEFTANAEVWDVKGGVVTPRPGQMT; this is translated from the coding sequence ATGCAATTAAAACACCTCTCCCTCACCAACTTCCGCAGTCTTACCCGCCTGGATGCAGAACTCCCACGGCGGGCTTTGGTGTTGACGGGTGGCAATGCACAGGGAAAAACATCCGTGCTCGAAGCGATCTATTTTCTTGCGGCGTTCACATCGTTCCAGACCCATGCAGACAGGCAGATCGTCAACTTTCACGAAGCAAGAAAACCCCTGGCAGTGACTCGGCTCGTGGCGGATTATCAACGCGGAAAGACAAAACACCGTCTTGAAACAAGGCTGATCCTCGAACCGACCGGCGCGAACGGGCAGCGGCTTCGCAAAGAGATATTGCTCGACGGCGGCAGGCGGCAGGTCAATGATGTGATCGGGCATTTCAATGCTGTCATCTTCGCTCCGCAAATGTCGCAGATCATCGAAGGCGGACCCGAGGACAGGCGTCGTTATCTCAACCTTGCGCTATCACAGACGCTCCCCTCTTATGCGCGGGATTTGGGCGAGTATTCGCAGGCGTTGACCCAGCGCAACGCACTGCTCAAGGCGTTGAACGAAGGCGCAGGGAACAGCGACCAGCTGGAAGTCTGGGATGAAGCGCTGGCGGGAGTTGGCGCGCGAATCATTCAACGTCGCATACAGGCGATCCATGAGATCGAACGGTTCGCCGCGCGCGTGCATCACGAACTGACTCGCGGGTCCGAGATTCTTCGCCTCGCCTACGAACCCGCTTACGACCCCCTCCCCAAGCCAGAAGGTCAATTGGGGTTGAAGATCGATACTTCCATCGACCGCACGTCGCTCAACCTCAAAGAGATTCAAGAAGGTTTTTTCGCAAGGCTAAAACAAATTCGCGGTGAAGAGATCGCGCGCGGCATGACCACCATCGGTCCGCACCGTGACGATCTGCGGTTCATCATCAACAAAGCGGATGTAAGCGATTACGGCTCGCGCGGGCAGGTGCGCACCACGCTTTTGGCGTTGAAACTTGCCGAGGTCGAATGGATGAAGGAACGTACCGGGGAGTATCCGGTCATTCTGCTCGATGAGGTGATGGCGGAACTTGATTCCTCACGCCGCAGCGACCTATTGACATATGTGGGCAGGGACCAACAGGTTTTATTTACCACAACCGACCTTTCTCTCTTCTCGCATGAATTCACGGCAAATGCCGAGGTCTGGGACGTGAAAGGCGGGGTGGTGACGCCGCGTCCGGGGCAGATGACATGA
- a CDS encoding NAD-binding protein has protein sequence MLRVGYIGLGLMGKSIARNIMKAGYPIFVHNRSRAAVDELAAEGAVPATSPKEVAEQVDIVFTNLPDSPDVEKVALGENGIIAGAHHGLIFVDNSTIKPATARMIAEKLKEKGILSLDAPVSGGDIGAKNATLTVMVGGDAEALEKVMPVFQAMGKTVTHVGEAGAGQVAKAANQIMVAAQMVAMGELLVFSKKAGVDPRKVVDAIKGGAAQCWTLDVKPPRLFDGNRNPGFKAHMQLKDLRIVLDTATEYDIPVSSAEEHTKLFEQMISLGMGELDNSAVVGVVEKLAGIGILD, from the coding sequence ATGTTAAGAGTTGGCTATATCGGTTTGGGATTAATGGGCAAGTCCATCGCGCGGAATATTATGAAAGCGGGATATCCCATCTTTGTTCACAATCGTTCACGCGCTGCTGTGGATGAATTGGCCGCCGAGGGAGCTGTTCCTGCGACCTCGCCAAAAGAAGTTGCCGAACAGGTGGATATCGTCTTTACGAACCTGCCCGATTCGCCCGATGTCGAAAAGGTGGCTCTCGGCGAAAATGGCATCATCGCAGGCGCACATCACGGCTTGATATTCGTGGATAACTCGACGATCAAACCGGCAACGGCACGCATGATCGCCGAGAAGTTAAAAGAAAAGGGGATTCTCTCCCTCGATGCGCCCGTCTCTGGCGGGGATATCGGCGCGAAGAACGCCACACTGACCGTCATGGTTGGTGGCGATGCCGAGGCTCTGGAAAAAGTAATGCCTGTCTTCCAGGCGATGGGTAAAACCGTGACACACGTTGGCGAAGCGGGAGCCGGTCAGGTGGCAAAGGCGGCGAATCAGATCATGGTTGCGGCGCAGATGGTGGCAATGGGAGAATTGCTGGTCTTCTCGAAGAAAGCCGGTGTCGATCCGCGCAAGGTGGTGGATGCCATCAAAGGCGGTGCGGCTCAGTGCTGGACTCTCGATGTCAAGCCGCCGCGTTTATTCGACGGCAATCGCAATCCGGGTTTCAAGGCACACATGCAATTGAAGGATTTAAGGATCGTGCTCGACACGGCAACGGAATACGATATCCCCGTCTCATCGGCGGAGGAACATACAAAGCTCTTCGAGCAGATGATCAGCCTTGGCATGGGCGAGTTGGACAACTCTGCAGTGGTGGGTGTGGTCGAGAAGTTAGCGGGGATTGGGATTTTGGATTGA
- a CDS encoding SIMPL domain-containing protein (The SIMPL domain is named for its presence in mouse protein SIMPL (signalling molecule that associates with mouse pelle-like kinase). Bacterial member BP26, from Brucella, was shown to assemble into a channel-like structure, while YggE from E. coli has been associated with resistance to oxidative stress.), which produces MRTKYFSFAVLAVLALVLSACGPTTINQAAPENLRTLDVSGVGVVYLTPDIVYINIGVNTQRENAAEAVSINKEQTTAVIQAIRDFGVAEKDIRTTNFSIWSNPQYDEFGQVKGSNYSVDNTVYVTVRDIDKLGDLLDAAISAGANSIYSIQFDVEDKAEANEEARSLAVEEAKKQAQDLAEVAGLSLVEVQKISYYESGASPYFYGGKGGGGGGAEAAVPIQPGQLAVTVTVNMTYTVK; this is translated from the coding sequence ATGCGTACCAAATATTTTTCTTTTGCTGTTCTGGCGGTCCTGGCTCTCGTTCTGAGCGCCTGCGGACCGACCACCATCAACCAGGCAGCGCCGGAGAACCTGCGGACATTGGACGTGAGCGGCGTGGGTGTCGTGTATCTCACCCCCGACATCGTTTACATCAACATCGGCGTGAATACCCAGCGCGAGAATGCCGCCGAAGCGGTTTCGATCAATAAGGAACAGACCACTGCGGTCATCCAGGCGATCAGGGATTTCGGCGTGGCGGAGAAGGACATCCGAACCACGAATTTCAGCATCTGGTCGAATCCGCAGTACGATGAATTCGGTCAGGTCAAGGGTTCCAACTATTCGGTGGATAACACTGTGTATGTGACCGTCCGCGACATCGACAAACTGGGCGACCTGCTCGACGCCGCAATCAGCGCGGGCGCGAACAGCATTTACAGCATCCAGTTCGATGTTGAGGATAAAGCCGAAGCCAACGAGGAAGCGCGTTCTCTGGCGGTCGAGGAAGCCAAGAAACAAGCACAGGACCTGGCGGAGGTTGCAGGGCTCTCGCTGGTTGAGGTCCAAAAAATCAGTTACTACGAAAGCGGCGCATCGCCCTATTTCTATGGCGGCAAGGGCGGCGGCGGCGGCGGAGCGGAGGCGGCTGTGCCGATCCAGCCCGGTCAACTGGCGGTGACAGTGACCGTCAACATGACATACACCGTCAAGTAA